Within the Corynebacterium afermentans subsp. lipophilum genome, the region GACGGCGCACAAACCCACGCGTTGACCGTTCCGCTGGTCACCGACTCCGAGGGCAAGAAGTTTGGCAAGTCCACAGGCGGCGGGGCGCTGTGGCTCGACCCGGAGATGACCAGCCCGTACACCTGGTACCAGTACTTCGTTAATACCGCGGATGCCGACGTGATCCGTTACCTGCGCTGGTTCACCTTCCTGGACCAGGAGGAACTCGCCCGCCTGGAGGTGGAGGTTGCGGAGCGCCCGTTCAAGCGCGAGGCGCAGCGCCGCCTTGCCCAGGAAATGACGGATCTGGTCCACGGCGTGGAAGCCCGCGAGGCCGTCGAGCTCGCGTCCCAGGCACTTTTCGGTCGCGCGGAACTTTCGGATCTGGACGAGGCAACCCTCGCCGCGTCCGTCTCCGAGACCGACGTTTTCGAGTTCTCCGGCGAAACCACCATCGTGGACCTGCTCGTCGGTGCCGGGCTGGCGGATTCCAAGGGCGCCGCCCGCCGCTCCATCAAGGAAGGTGGCGCGTACGTGAACAATGTCCGCATCGAAGACGAGGCGTGGGCGCCCACCGAGGACGACTTCCTCCACGGTTCCTGGCTTGTGCTGCGGCGCGGCAAGAAGAATTTCGCGGGAGCGAAGCGCGTGTAGCACCCAGCTTTACGACGAGCTATCGCCCAGGCCAGTTTTACCCTCTGGCCTGGGCGTTTTGTGTTGTGTTTGGGTTCGTGGTTATATTTCCATCCGTTGCTTCCGAGCGGTTCGGCCGGTTGGGAGGGACGAGTTAATTTGAATAGGGGTTACGTTCTGGTTAACCGGGGTTTAACGTGAGTTTGACTTTTGGTTGGTTGGTTGTGTAGCTTCTGACGAAGCCGCTTTTTCTGGCTGGGATCGTGTGGTTCTGGTTGGTGGGTGTGCTGGTGTTGTTTGAGAACTCGATAGTGTGCCAATGTACTTTTGTTGCGTGGGTGTGTTTGCCTGCCCTTGTTTTGTGCACTGTGTGGTGGACGCTCTTTTTGGGTGTGTGCCGGTGGTGGCGTGGTTGAATTCCAATGACTAATCGCGTCATCGTTTGGTTCATGGTGTGCGTGGGGTGTGGTTGAACATGTTTCACGTATGTTTTTGGCTGACCCCTGTTTATGACCCCGTCGGGTTGGGGGTTGGTTGTTGAACCTTTGTAATTTTTGGATTTTTGCCAGTCACTGATGCTCATGTTTGTGGGTGTTGGTGGTTGGTTTGTTTTTGGTTGGGTATTGGGCTTTTCACGGCCTGTTTCTGCTGAAACGTTTTTTGTGGAGAGTTTGATCCTGGCTCAGGATGAACGCTGGCGGCGTGCTTAACACATGCAAGTCGAACGGAAAGGCCCAAGCTTGCTTGGGTACTCGAGTGGCGAACGGGTGAGTAACACGTGGGTGATCTGCCCTGCACTTCGGGATAAGCCTGGGAAACTGGGTCTAATACCGGATAGGACCACATTTTGGATGGTGTGGTGGAAAGTTTTTCGGTGTGGGATGAGCTCGCGGCCTATCAGCTTGTTGGTGGGGTAATGGCCTACCAAGGCGTCGACGGGTAGCCGGCCTGAGAGGGTGTACGGCCACATTGGGACTGAGATACGGCCCAGACTCCTACGGGAGGCAGCAGTGGGGAATATTGCACAATGGGCGCAAGCCTGATGCAGCGACGCCGCGTGGGGGATGACGGCCTTCGGGTTGTAAACTCCTTTCGCTAGGGACGAAGCGTTTTTGTGACGGTACCTGGAGAAGAAGCACCGGCTAACTACGTGCCAGCAGCCGCGGTAATACGTAGGGTGCGAGCGTTGTCCGGAATTACTGGGCGTAAAGAGCTCGTAGGTGGTTTGTCGCGTCGTTTGTGTAAGCCCGCAGCTTAACTGCGGGACTGCAGGCGATACGGGCATAACTTGAGTGCTGTAGGGGAGACTGGAATTCCTGGTGTAGCGGTGGAATGCGCAGATATCAGGAGGAACACCGATGGCGAAGGCAGGTCTCTGGGCAGTAACTGACGCTGAGGAGCGAAAGCATGGGTAGCGAACAGGATTAGATACCCTGGTAGTCCATGCCGTAAACGGTGGGCGCTAGGTGTGAGTCCCTTCCACGGGGTTCGTGCCGTAGCTAACGCATTAAGCGCCCCGCCTGGGGAGTACGGCCGCAAGGCTAAAACTCAAAGGAATTGACGGGGGCCCGCACAAGCGGCGGAGCATGTGGATTAATTCGATGCAACGCGAAGAACCTTACCTGGGCTTGACATACACCAGATCGCCGTAGAGATACGGTTTCCCTTCGTGGTTGGTGTACAGGTGGTGCATGGTTGTCGTCAGCTCGTGTCGTGAGATGTTGGGTTAAGTCCCGCAACGAGCGCAACCCTTGTCTTATGTTGCCAGCAATTCGGTTGGGGACTCGTGAGAGACTGCCGGGGTTAACTCGGAGGAAGGTGGGGATGACGTCAAATCATCATGCCCCTTATGTCCAGGGCTTCACACATGCTACAATGGTCGGTACAACGCGTCTGCGAGCCTGTGAGGGTGAGCTAATCGCTGTAAAGCCGGTCGTAGTTCGGATTGGGGTCTGCAACTCGACCCCATGAAGTCGGAGTCGCTAGTAATCGCAGATCAGCAACGCTGCGGTGAATACGTTCCCGGGCCTTGTACACACCGCCCGTCACGTCATGAAAGTTGGTAACACCCGAAGCCAGTGGCCTGTCAAAAGGAGCTGTCGAAGGTGGGATCGGCGATTGGGACGAAGTCGTAACAAGGTAGCCGTACCGGAAGGTGCGGCTGGATCACCTCCTTTCTAAGGAGCTTGTATTGTTGGCCCACAGTTGTGGGTGTTGTGTGGTTGAGTCGCCGAGTGTGTGACTGCCACTATTTTGTTTGCCGGGTGGAGGCATACCCGCAGGCGCTGATGCTGCTTCGATGGTGGTGTTGGTGGCTGATGTTGGGGTGTGTGCTGCGTGGTGTGTGGGGTTGGTGGATACACCGGTTTTGCGTGACAAAAGGGTTTTGCGTTGGTGCACTGTTGGGTGTCTGGGGCAGCACAATGTTGTTCCTGTTGGGCCCTATGTACACGAATGGCCTGTTGTGGTTGTTTGTGTGTGGGGTTGTGTTGTGTGAGAACTGTATAGTGGACGCGAGTATCTTTCTTTTTTGTGTTTTGGTGTTTGTACCTGTTTGTTTGTGTGTCCGTGTGTTTTGTTACGGGCGTATGGTGGATGCCTTGGCATGCTGAGCCGATGAAGGACGTGTGAGGCTGCGTTATGCCTCGGGGAGTTGCCAACAAAGCGTTGATCCGAGGATGTCCGAATGGGGAAACCCAGCACCGGTTGTGTGGTGTTACCCGCAGGTGAATTCATAGTCTGTGTGGGGGTTGACGCGGGGAAGTGAAACATCTCAGTACCCGTAGGAGAAGAAAACAATTGTGATTCCGTGTGTAGTGGCGAGCGATAGCGGATGAGGCTAAACCGTGTGCGTGTGATACCTGGCAGGGGTTGCGTGTGCGGTGTTGTGGGGCGTAAATGTTGCAGGCTGCCGACTGCAAGCGCAATGCATATGCATCAGCGGAAGCATCTGGGATGGTGCACCGGAGTAGGTGATGAGTCCTGTACGTGAAGGTGTGTGTGGTTGTGTTGTTTGTGTTTTTCCCCGAGTAGCAGCGGGCTCGTGGAATCTGCTGTGAATCTGCCGGGACCACCCGGTAAGCCTAAATACTCAGTGTGACCGATAGTGGAGAAGTACCGTGAGGGAATGGTGAAAAGTACCCCGGGAGGGGAGTGAAAGAGTTCCTGAAACCATGCGCTTACAATCCGTCAGAGCACCTGTTTGTGTGTGATGGCGTGCCTTTTGAAGAATGAGCCTGCGAGTCAGCGGCATGTCGCGAGGTTAACCCGTTTTTGTGGGGTAGTCGTAGCGAAAGCGAATCCGAATAGGGTGGCAAGTGGCATGTCCTGGACCCGAAGCGGGGTGATCTACCCATGGCCAGTGTGAAGCAGCTGTAAGAGGTTGTGGAGGCGCGAACCCACTTAGGTTGAAAACTGAGGGGATGAGCTGTGGGTAGGGGTGA harbors:
- the tyrS gene encoding tyrosine--tRNA ligase; this translates as MTSTNIIDELTWRGLINQSTDLDNLREATETPITLYCGFDPTGPSLHAGHLVPLLMLRRFQEAGHTPIVLAGGATGMIGDPRDVGERSMNSADTVKDWADRISGQLQRFVHFDGENAAKLVNNNDWIKDLGVIEFLRDIGKHFSLSTMLGRETVKRRLENDGISYTEFSYMLLQANDFVQLRREHDCILQIGGGDQWGNLVAGVDLNRRIDGAQTHALTVPLVTDSEGKKFGKSTGGGALWLDPEMTSPYTWYQYFVNTADADVIRYLRWFTFLDQEELARLEVEVAERPFKREAQRRLAQEMTDLVHGVEAREAVELASQALFGRAELSDLDEATLAASVSETDVFEFSGETTIVDLLVGAGLADSKGAARRSIKEGGAYVNNVRIEDEAWAPTEDDFLHGSWLVLRRGKKNFAGAKRV